The window TAGTACCACTGGCTGCTCCACCCAAATTAAAGAAAGCATGATTGGTCAGATTAACCGGCGTTGCTTGATCGGTGGAGGCGGTGTAATCTATTTTTAATTCGTTGTCATCAGTAAGAATATACTGGACTTTCACTTTGAGATTCCCAGGATACCCCTCTTCCCCCTCTTCAGAGAAATAAGTCAACACTAAGTGCTGATCATCCAACTGCTCAGCATCCCACACCACATTATGAAATCCACCAGGACCACCATGCAAGTGATTGGAACCGTCATTCGTAGCCAGCTCATAATCCTCACCATTGAGGCTAAATTCGCCCTCATCAATACGGTTGCCAAAACGTCCAATCAAAGCACCAAAATAAATCTCATCGGCATTGAGGTATCCATCAATACTATCAAAACCAAGCACGATATCGTCGAACTCCCCGTTTTTATCGGGCGCCAACCAGCTAACTATGCGTCCACCATAGTTAGTAATGGCTATCTGCATGCCTTTTTCATTTTCGAGTTGAAAAAGGCGTGCATCAATGCCGTTAACAGCAGATTGAAATTCCTCTTGTAGTGGGATCTCGTTATACAAATATGACTGTTTTTATTAAAAAACTGATTCCATCAAATTTAATTATGATGGTAGTGGCACTTTGATAGAATAACTACAAAACGCCATGCTAATGTTAGCGATAACAAAGCTATATTACAAGTACTGAGTCCAAGCATATACGTTTTTTTAATAGGCCATATACCATATTTAAATTGCTTCAAA of the Fodinibius sp. Rm-B-1B1-1 genome contains:
- a CDS encoding aldose epimerase family protein; amino-acid sequence: MYNEIPLQEEFQSAVNGIDARLFQLENEKGMQIAITNYGGRIVSWLAPDKNGEFDDIVLGFDSIDGYLNADEIYFGALIGRFGNRIDEGEFSLNGEDYELATNDGSNHLHGGPGGFHNVVWDAEQLDDQHLVLTYFSEEGEEGYPGNLKVKVQYILTDDNELKIDYTASTDQATPVNLTNHAFFNLGGAASGTINNHELLIEADYYTPVDSTLIPTGEIASVEQTPFDFTNAKSMGKDIDNKSEQLDFGEGYDHNFVLDKENNGKLTRAAKVHEPNSGRTMEIYTTEPGIQFYSGNFMDGSDVGKEGEPYKYRTAFCLEPQHFPDSPNQNNFPSTILEPDSVYHSLSVYKLSSNK